The following DNA comes from Girardinichthys multiradiatus isolate DD_20200921_A chromosome 2, DD_fGirMul_XY1, whole genome shotgun sequence.
GAGTTCTTTGATCTTCATCTGCACAGCAGGACTGCAGCCAGCCTTGAGTAGGTGGAGAGCTTTGGTCAAAAGTTCATGTTTGCGTCCATGTTTATTCCGTCCTGCATAGCCCAACAACACTTGGAGCTCAGAAACTCGGAGGCTCATTACCATTTGCTGGTGAAAAAATGAAGAGTGGGGAAAAGGATCTATAAAAACTGGGAAGGCGCAGTTTTCTAATCCACTGTGCATTAAGAAATGTTTCTCTCCTCGTTTTGATTTTAGACCTCCAAAGATGATTACTATAGTACATGTTACTCACTATTAAATCCCcaaatgttttactttcttGTAAATTGCCTGATTTTTGCTAATAAAATTGCATCAACCAACAGCATGCAATATGAAGTACCTTTTTTAGTTCAGGTACATAGGCTTTTGTGTATATACatcacatatatacatatatgatcttgtaatttctttattattgattGAATTTGAATCTGTTACCTTTATCAACGAAGAGGaggcacattttttttttctttaatatattATAGTCATAGGGAAAAACTGGTTAAAACCATAATCAGTATGTCAGCCCTGAAAGTAACTGGGAACAATATCGGCCAGGAAAAACCTAATcagaacatttctaaaaataacgCATTAGAACAAATGTTTACCTTATAACACAagctttattttgtgttttcctcAGAATTAATTATATTCTTCAGTGTAGCAAAACTATTTGAAGCAAACCTACACAATCCGTGCACTAACACTAAATAAACACTTCTGTGACTCAGAAGTAACAAGATTTTTTATGTTACACAAAGCAGTTTGTGTCCTACAATTCACACTATTAGTAAAAATATCCTCTCCCTACTTGCAGATAAGGTTATTTCGCAATAATGCAGTATGACATTCATGAACAAAGATGTTACGGTCACGCTTTTCCTAGACAATATTGACTTTTGGTTATCTCTGAGGTCCGCTCTGCCAATtaccttttctcttttttaaacaaagaacaaatatattaaaaaataaaacaatttgataCTCTTTGACAGAGGTAGTAGTTTTAAATCtaacagaaagaaactaaaTCATTAGATGATCCATATTTGTCCATCAAAGCATGTCTAAGATTTATCtgattttttattaactttttcagAAGAACATCACAGTACAATCTATTGATAGATGcgtttttaaaatcaaaaacgGAGTTAGTTCCTAGTTTTGATGCTTGTAATTAATAAGGGGAAATAAATCTGACTTTATATATGTTTGACCTGCCGATCACCAATCAGAGCTGATTAACTGCAGCATCTCTGATAATTGAGAGTGGTTAAAATAAACCCGTCATCTAAATACGTTATCGTCTAAAGTTACTATAAACGTGCAAAACTTTATCTATCCCATAAGGAAACGAATCCAAATGTAAACACTCTAATAATGCTCTAAATCCAGCCTAAAAGAAGGTCGAAAAAGACACAATATAAGAACTAGCACTTCCTATATTAGTGATGTATAAGCTTTTAATACCAGCCTTTTTTCATCCAAGAATAAACGTCCCTTAACCGTTACAGTTGGGTTAATATAACTGCTACAAAGCAGGAGCAGCATTTGTGTACATATAAGGTTGGCTTCAGAAGAGTAAAAAAGCACTTAATAACATTATACGGTAGATACTCTTTTTCAATTAACAATACATTAACAATGTGTGGAAAAAGAATGTAGGGAGATAACAGATTTAGTTAGCTACCTTAGCTGCCACTAGCTATGTGATGCTAATGTCATTTGCCCAAAAAGAAACCACATATTTCACTTTTTACATATGCAATGTATGcttaaatagaaataatttacaAGCATCACAATATAACTACATTTGCTATCAAATACTACCAGCTTTTGCCGAAAGGTAGCAATAATTCAAGTTAACATGCGCTTGTCTTCCAGGGAATAGACATGGCCCATTTTTCAACAGACACCCGTTCGcacaatcatttaaaaatgatgaaagGCAGACGAGACTACTGCATTGTTATGTTTAAAACGCTGACAAGCAATAAGGTTTCATCCATAATGAAAGTTATATATTAGACTTTGATCAGGTGAATCCCAGGGCAATCTAACGGGAACGTCGGCAACAATAACAAAGCTAATGCTAGCGAGCTAGCCGCAAGCTAACGGTATTCTGGTTCCTTCTGCTCAGCTGTTTATTCATCATGTAATTTCATAACGACTCAAGTCGGGTCTCTGCTGTCGAATCCCAATAATGCTGTGGCGTTAACATTCAAGTTTCAGTGAGTGAAACATCTACTTGTCAAGATAATGTACAGAGCAGGTTTACCTTCAGTTCCGCACTCTCCGCCATCTCGTTACATTAGGTGCGCAAGCGCAACACAGCCTCCCTCAAGGGACGGGATGTTTCTCTGCATGTTCCACAGCAGGGGGCGCTGTTGCAACGCTTGTACTGTTCGCATGGGTTAAAAACTATTGATGGAAGTGACAAGTAAACAACGGACACGAACTATGTTAGTGGTAAACTGCCTTGTGTAACAATTAAAGATGTAAAAGACTTCTCATCGGTTAGGAGAAGTGATCATTTGAGGCAAAACATTAAGATTTTGCAGGTTACCAAGATATGAAAACTTAGAAAGCTGCCTGACTTATTTAGTTTAAATAATCAACACATTGGCTAATCATgattattttctattattttaagGTAATGCAAGAGATAATTGAAACCTTACCTTATTCTATCAATAATACGTTAATTTTATTGCGTCTGATGAGCAGCTCTCACACAGGATTATACTAttggatttattttagaaatcaaAATACAGAGAACTCGAAGTAGTAATCACGCCCACaccaaaaaaaaactacatttgtttcaataaaaggaTTTATTCTGCAGCAATGAAAACGAATGTTACAGAGACAAATAAGCTACTCTTATTATATCATTATATGGACGCAGATGCACAAATGTTGCCCACTAAATTCTGCGTTTTCAGTTcgttaaaaacaaatactacTACCAAACTGTATTTTTGCTGTAATTTCTCATGACTCGTTTAAAGTGCATTAAATCCAATGTGAGTAACTGGCctaaaaaagaagagacaaaattgAATAGTAGGCCTTTTTGTAATGAAAAAGCGCAAATCATTtctgaacaaaaagaaaacaaaaaacgatACATAAATAATCTATTTTAAGGTAGGACATTCACTGTCATTGCACTTTGCCACAAGAATGAAATAAGAGTTGATGGCATAATTTGAGTAAAACAAACTTACAGCATATGTAGGATGGTTTTATAAATACTGTGGGTGGTAAATacacatttttcaaatgttACAAATAATTACAGGTTGCTCtattttcagttcatttcatcCGAGGTTTTCCCCTCCATTTTTTAAGCACTGGTGTTTGACAACAGCTGCAGATCGATCCCTTTCAGCCATCCTCTGCCCCAAAAATACTTATGTCCAACACTCAGGGCGGAAGTAGAGGAGATTTGAATGTGCAGGATCCTGTGCAGTGGCGAGGAGTTAACATCTTACAGGAGAAATGGTGTAAAGCGTCGTGAGCTTCTAGAAGGAGAAAGACAATCAATAGTGCACAAACAAACGGGGGTAGGTGTTCCTCCTGACAATTATAGGCTTGACAAACTACATGTGCTGCTATTTACGATATAAGATGTCTGAGACACTTGTTAAAcaatatgatgaagcagagttGTTGACGGGCTGTTAAGTGCTTTGTGCGTATCCCTCAGCTATGTCTGAGAAAGGGTGAAAAATACCTTATTttgtaatatatttaaaaaataccaaaaacGGACAGAATGCAAATTGCGGTGAATTTAACTAAATTGCATGCGCTATCGAGCACCCAGACAAATCGAGCATATGTTGTTATCTAAAGGGGTTAAAAATGCTaacaatttataaataaaagtacAATCCTGGAATTAAACATAGAGAGCGCCTGTGTGAGGGTTTCctcatttgctttatttttctcacCTCTGACGATATGAAGCTGCTGGACCATCTCCTCCCTGTAGGAAAGCTCCCTTTTCATTTGATCTTGAAAATTATCTGAGAAACAAAAGTTAACATTGGATTTGAATCAGTGGTGTTGTGCTTCTGTttgacaaagaaagaaagaaagaaagaaagaaagaaagaaagaaagaaagaaagatttgctattttttaagaaaatcaaGAAGACCGAGAGAAGTCGCCAGGAAGTTTGTATCGAGCGGATTGCCACAATTGTCATTCCTTGACTCTGTATCTGCCTATAGGGGGCGCTGTTCTCAAGCTAAAGCTGCCAGAAGTGTTTGCACTGTGGCCATGGCGTCAAATTGGCGACATGGCGTTAAAACAAACCCATGCGGGGTTTTGGAGGGGGCTTGGTAATGGTATTGGtcacttatatatatattatatttataaatgtataatAAAAATAGAGGATACGTGTAATGTGAAGAACTTTATTAAAATTAGGTCCGGATATTTATAATTCTTAgcaaatctggaaaaaaaatcaaattcttTGTTATGTCGCAATgaaattttttgtttgttcagtaacatttttttttttttttgcttttgcagaCAAATAGATCCTGttctcagagttcatctgcaaTAACTCCGGTTTTAGTTTGAAACATAAATCACAGACGGGAAAAACGAGCGTTTAacggtaataaaaaaaaaacagagtttaTAGGACCAAATAATAAGAAGGGCAACCAACCCAGTGGTTTCATTAAAGTGGTTTAAGTCTGAAGAATGTATGGCCCTAAACGATTTGCACATTGAAAAACGATTTCTAAGTTCAGACTTATTCTGTGGGAGTACCGTTTCTTTGATGTGTTTCACAAAGGCTGAGGAAACATCAAATATAAAACAGCTCATGTGTTTCTGCTGGAAAGGTAATGCAATCTTAAAGACTATTTCCCTACATGAATATAGCACTGAAcccatttttctattttaaatggTATTAGgtctgttaattttttttttcgcagaaaaaatgagaaaatggaAAATTGTAGAATTTCAAATGTTatagaggaaaaaaatagaaTGGTGTTAATTtggtaattaaaaacatttcttatatGTGGATTTTCTAATGTATGCAATTCCAGTAACACCATTTTAATAGCGTATTAAACAGCAACATATGTTAGGTATACATAAAAGACAAATTACACGTTTTTCGTatttaattgtaaataaaaacctgaaataaaacTCATTCTGGGGCACAACTTTTGTACTTGTTGGACGAGAAGAAATTAGCAATATTCTGCCCAAACGCCTCCACCAGggtaataaaaatccaaaacaccACTGGCGTAAGGTTTCTTCTTACCTTTCAAGTTCTGAAATTCACGCTCTAGCTTTTTCCTCAGCTCGACTTGTTCCAACAGCtgcttctgcagctcctctaaaaAAGCAGGCAAAAGAGGGAGCGTTAGTGGAGGAGCAGAGAAACAGGCGCTGGGAGCCTTCTAGCTTGCATCTAGGGCAGCTTTCTATTTTTAATCAcaatgatgatgaggaggataTCATCATCAGCATCACTTAGAATGAAAATTCAGAGCAGCTTCCCGAGTCTGTTCTTACTCTAAAAATAAAGGTACTAAAAGGGAAGCATCCTCTCCAATGTCGAGGACATTTGAGGAATTCAGCGTAAATATTATAAGAAATTATCGATTAGAGGTAGAAAGACTTTCTTTACCAGAGTTTGGCTACAGGGTGATGATTAAATTAATCTGGATcataacaaaatgtttaaaattcaattatAATTACTTACAGTACACTACTACTACCGCTACTGCTGCTAATACtacttataataataataataataataataataataataataataataataataataataatcgtCTTACCCTTTGCTAAACTTTGAAATTGTCTCTGTATTGGCGCACCTCTGGCTGCCGCGTCCTCACCTAAATTCACACAAATtaggttttaacatttttattttactggccataaagtaaacagaaatgtcGTGAAACAGAGCTTCAGCCACAGTGAAACCTCTATATGAGCTTACCCTCATCCGGCTCTCGTTGGCTCTCCTCGCTGCTTTGGCCATTAAAAGATTTCGTTTCAATCTCCTCCACTGTGGAAGACGGCTCCTCTTTACTTAAGCTCTCATcttgaggaaaaaaataatataaaacaataactaaaaaaaaatctttttgccCTTTTCCctgtcatattttttttaaatggtgaaaAAAGTGTCTACCGTTTGTTGTCAGTACTGCCGTGAGGTAATTGCTGGGTCTGAATTGATACGGACTGCTCCTTTGTTGCAGCTCAGCTCTGTCCGGCGTGTAAACCTGAAGCAAAAGCAGTGAAGTTCAGGACAATGTAAGATTATATTTAATTAGACTGGACTCTGTGCAACATTCTTACTTTtgtttagaaataaatgttattatttggattttatttttaaattaaaagcaaattgttatttattgaaatgtcAGAATATACCACAAGAAAATAATACTTAAAGAAATCAGAGAATTCCTTATGTTGTTCACAATATTTCGGTTAAAGGCGACTCACTTCTGTGAAGGGCGCAGCTCTGTGGTGCTCTGACAGCTGTTTGCTCTGCAGCTCTCTGTCAGAGGACTGGACCACCTGAAGGCTCATTTTCTGCGCCTCATTTTGACCGCCCTCTGCGCCTTTGGAGGAGTCCGAGTCTTTCGGCGAAACGCTGTGCGCCAAACCGAGAGTAGTCCGAGGCCCGGAGTCCTCCTGCTCCTCTGGCGTTCTGTTTGTCTCCACGTCCACGTCCGGCTCGCCCTCACTGTCCACGCACGGGGACATGGACCGGTAGCTCGAGCTCTCGCTTAAAAAATCAGGCGATAAGTAACCGGTGCGGCAGCCGTTGAAAGCGCCCCTGGTGCCGTACAGTTTGGCGATGCAGTCGGCGTCTTTAATAACGGGCCTGAATGCGGAAACGTAGCTGATTTTCCGCGCCGAGAGGCTCATCCCCTCCGGGGGCCTCCCCTCGTCCCCGGATTTATCGTCTTCGTTACGTATGGACTGGGTGCTGGAGCAGCGGTCGGTGTCCACCACGCTGTCTTTGGATGTGTTGGTGCTGCGGTCGCTGCTTTCAGAAATGTCCACCTCTGTCTGTGTGGAAGGACACAGCAGCTCGGGAGAGGGTTTATGTGGAGTCTGCGTGTATGGGGGAATGGGCAGCGGGCCCGCAGTAGGCCAGAACATGGGGAAGGAGGGGTAGGCGCTGTCCTTGGTACCAGGCCACAGGACGCCCGGCAGCGCGGCTTTGCTCTGCTCGCCCATCATCACGTCTTCTTTCTTCTGGCACAGACCGAAAGCTGGAAAGCCGTAGGGATGAGGAAAGAGGGGCGGTGGGATTTTCTGCAGCATCCCGAAGCCTTTACTGGGCACCGGAATGACCGGGTAGCTGCGTGCGGTGGGCATAGCACCTCGAGTATCTTCACAGCTAATGATTTTTGCTGGGATCTCGGGGGAGTCTTGGGCACGGTGGGACCCTTGCAGTTTTAGGGGAGACCTGGACCCAGATCCACTTCCCGGCAGCGTTCTCTTGCGGCTGCCCCCGTTGAACATGGCCTTCACGTCTTCCCACGCGTGCATGACCTCCATGGGACTGTTTTTATCTGTCAGTTTGAGGTGTCGCCTCCAGGAGTTGAAATTAGCCGCATCCGGCTGCGTGTACTTGGACTCCGGCGTGCGATGGGAGtgaaatatgaatttatttggGGAGAAATACATGTTGCAGTAGGAGCACTTGATGCACTTGGCTCTGGAGCTGTTGTACCTGGCCGGAATGAAGTTTCCTCGACTCCCCCAGGCGCACTCGTGGGACACATCGAAGGCGAAATTTTCAGGAAGTTTCGGAGGCGAGTGCGCTCCTAGAAACGACTTACAAAGTCTCTCTGCCTCGC
Coding sequences within:
- the skor1b gene encoding SKI family transcriptional corepressor 1 homolog-B isoform X3, translated to MDSIPAGRDSSSSPNSKQELSYPSTNLKPNQVGETILYGIPIVSLVIDGQERLCLAQISNTLLKNYSYNEIHNRRVALGITCVQCTPVQLEILRRAGAMPISSRRCGMITKREAERLCKSFLGAHSPPKLPENFAFDVSHECAWGSRGNFIPARYNSSRAKCIKCSYCNMYFSPNKFIFHSHRTPESKYTQPDAANFNSWRRHLKLTDKNSPMEVMHAWEDVKAMFNGGSRKRTLPGSGSGSRSPLKLQGSHRAQDSPEIPAKIISCEDTRGAMPTARSYPVIPVPSKGFGMLQKIPPPLFPHPYGFPAFGLCQKKEDVMMGEQSKAALPGVLWPGTKDSAYPSFPMFWPTAGPLPIPPYTQTPHKPSPELLCPSTQTEVDISESSDRSTNTSKDSVVDTDRCSSTQSIRNEDDKSGDEGRPPEGMSLSARKISYVSAFRPVIKDADCIAKLYGTRGAFNGCRTGYLSPDFLSESSSYRSMSPCVDSEGEPDVDVETNRTPEEQEDSGPRTTLGLAHSVSPKDSDSSKGAEGGQNEAQKMSLQVVQSSDRELQSKQLSEHHRAAPFTEVYTPDRAELQQRSSPYQFRPSNYLTAVLTTNDESLSKEEPSSTVEEIETKSFNGQSSEESQREPDEGEDAAARGAPIQRQFQSLAKDNFQDQMKRELSYREEMVQQLHIVREAHDALHHFSCKMLTPRHCTGSCTFKSPLLPP
- the skor1b gene encoding SKI family transcriptional corepressor 1 homolog-B isoform X2, producing MDSIPAGRDSSSSPNSKQELSYPSTNLKPNQVGETILYGIPIVSLVIDGQERLCLAQISNTLLKNYSYNEIHNRRVALGITCVQCTPVQLEILRRAGAMPISSRRCGMITKREAERLCKSFLGAHSPPKLPENFAFDVSHECAWGSRGNFIPARYNSSRAKCIKCSYCNMYFSPNKFIFHSHRTPESKYTQPDAANFNSWRRHLKLTDKNSPMEVMHAWEDVKAMFNGGSRKRTLPGSGSGSRSPLKLQGSHRAQDSPEIPAKIISCEDTRGAMPTARSYPVIPVPSKGFGMLQKIPPPLFPHPYGFPAFGLCQKKEDVMMGEQSKAALPGVLWPGTKDSAYPSFPMFWPTAGPLPIPPYTQTPHKPSPELLCPSTQTEVDISESSDRSTNTSKDSVVDTDRCSSTQSIRNEDDKSGDEGRPPEGMSLSARKISYVSAFRPVIKDADCIAKLYGTRGAFNGCRTGYLSPDFLSESSSYRSMSPCVDSEGEPDVDVETNRTPEEQEDSGPRTTLGLAHSVSPKDSDSSKGAEGGQNEAQKMSLQVVQSSDRELQSKQLSEHHRAAPFTEVYTPDRAELQQRSSPYQFRPSNYLTAVLTTNDESLSKEEPSSTVEEIETKSFNGQSSEESQREPDEGEDAAARGAPIQRQFQSLAKEELQKQLLEQVELRKKLEREFQNLKDNFQDQMKRELSYREEMVQQLHIVRAHDALHHFSCKMLTPRHCTGSCTFKSPLLPP
- the skor1b gene encoding SKI family transcriptional corepressor 1 homolog-B isoform X4, whose protein sequence is MDSIPAGRDSSSSPNSKQELSYPSTNLKPNQVGETILYGIPIVSLVIDGQERLCLAQISNTLLKNYSYNEIHNRRVALGITCVQCTPVQLEILRRAGAMPISSRRCGMITKREAERLCKSFLGAHSPPKLPENFAFDVSHECAWGSRGNFIPARYNSSRAKCIKCSYCNMYFSPNKFIFHSHRTPESKYTQPDAANFNSWRRHLKLTDKNSPMEVMHAWEDVKAMFNGGSRKRTLPGSGSGSRSPLKLQGSHRAQDSPEIPAKIISCEDTRGAMPTARSYPVIPVPSKGFGMLQKIPPPLFPHPYGFPAFGLCQKKEDVMMGEQSKAALPGVLWPGTKDSAYPSFPMFWPTAGPLPIPPYTQTPHKPSPELLCPSTQTEVDISESSDRSTNTSKDSVVDTDRCSSTQSIRNEDDKSGDEGRPPEGMSLSARKISYVSAFRPVIKDADCIAKLYGTRGAFNGCRTGYLSPDFLSESSSYRSMSPCVDSEGEPDVDVETNRTPEEQEDSGPRTTLGLAHSVSPKDSDSSKGAEGGQNEAQKMSLQVVQSSDRELQSKQLSEHHRAAPFTEVYTPDRAELQQRSSPYQFRPSNYLTAVLTTNDESLSKEEPSSTVEEIETKSFNGQSSEESQREPDEGEDAAARGAPIQRQFQSLAKDNFQDQMKRELSYREEMVQQLHIVRAHDALHHFSCKMLTPRHCTGSCTFKSPLLPP
- the skor1b gene encoding SKI family transcriptional corepressor 1 homolog-B isoform X1 is translated as MDSIPAGRDSSSSPNSKQELSYPSTNLKPNQVGETILYGIPIVSLVIDGQERLCLAQISNTLLKNYSYNEIHNRRVALGITCVQCTPVQLEILRRAGAMPISSRRCGMITKREAERLCKSFLGAHSPPKLPENFAFDVSHECAWGSRGNFIPARYNSSRAKCIKCSYCNMYFSPNKFIFHSHRTPESKYTQPDAANFNSWRRHLKLTDKNSPMEVMHAWEDVKAMFNGGSRKRTLPGSGSGSRSPLKLQGSHRAQDSPEIPAKIISCEDTRGAMPTARSYPVIPVPSKGFGMLQKIPPPLFPHPYGFPAFGLCQKKEDVMMGEQSKAALPGVLWPGTKDSAYPSFPMFWPTAGPLPIPPYTQTPHKPSPELLCPSTQTEVDISESSDRSTNTSKDSVVDTDRCSSTQSIRNEDDKSGDEGRPPEGMSLSARKISYVSAFRPVIKDADCIAKLYGTRGAFNGCRTGYLSPDFLSESSSYRSMSPCVDSEGEPDVDVETNRTPEEQEDSGPRTTLGLAHSVSPKDSDSSKGAEGGQNEAQKMSLQVVQSSDRELQSKQLSEHHRAAPFTEVYTPDRAELQQRSSPYQFRPSNYLTAVLTTNDESLSKEEPSSTVEEIETKSFNGQSSEESQREPDEGEDAAARGAPIQRQFQSLAKEELQKQLLEQVELRKKLEREFQNLKDNFQDQMKRELSYREEMVQQLHIVREAHDALHHFSCKMLTPRHCTGSCTFKSPLLPP